The Chloroflexota bacterium genomic sequence GCGTTTCTACGAGCAAGCCTTCGATAAATTCGTGGCTGGCGAGTATGCCGGCGCTTATGAGCAGATGCTTATCGACGAGTTTCTGGCATATTTGCCCGAAATTCCCCCGTGGAAGGGGTAAGATTCGCATATTCATTCACTTCCTGGATAGGAGGGCCCCATGGTCATTGGCAAAGGTTATGTAGATGGTTACCTGAGCGAAGCGGAAATCCGCGGGTTGATGGCGCAGGCACTTGACCCGATGCCTCTCGAAGGCAAAAGGATTCTGGTCATAATCCCGGATGCGACGCGCACGGCACCCATTCCCTTGTGTTTCCGTTTGCTTCACGAGTCGCTTGCCGGACGGGTGGCAGCGCTGGACTATCTGGTGGCCCTGGGCACCCACCAGGCAATGAGCCCAGAGGCGCTCAATGAACTGGTTGGCGTTACGGCGGCGGAACGAGCCACGACTTACCCAGGCGTGCAGCTTTTTAATCACCGTTGGGATCTGGAGGGCACCTTGATCTCTATCGGTATGATCGGGGCAGACCAGATTGACGATCTCACGAGCGGTCTCTTTGCCCAGGACTTGCCCGTGACTGTCAACCGCCTCATTTTCGACTATGACCAGTTGATCGTTTGCGGGCCGACCTTTCCCCATGAAGTGGTTGGGTTTTCCGGGGGAAACAAATACTTCTTCCCTGGCATCTCCGGTCCGGAGGTGATCAACTTCACCCATTGGGTAGGTGCAATGATCACCAGCTATGAGGTGATTGGCACTAAAATGACCCCGGTCAGGGCGATAATCGACCAGGCTGCGTCTATGATCGATTTGCCCAAAATTTGTTTCAGCATGGTGGTCAAGGGAGATAGCCTGGCCGGGCTTTACATAGGCGCCCCGGAGCAAGCCTACAGTGCTGCTGCTGACCTGTCCAATGACCTGCACGTTGTCTGGGTGGATAAACCCTTTCAACGGGTACTGTCGGTGATGCCGAGAATGTACGACGACATCTGGACGGCAGCCAAAGGCATGTATAAGATGGAACCAGCCGTCGCCGACGGTGGTGAAGTGATCATCTACGCGCCCCACATCGATGAAATCAGCTACTCCCATGGTGCGGTCATCGATGAAGTGGGCTATCATGTGCGTGATTACTTCGCGAAACAGTGGGATCGCTTCAAGGACTATCCCTGGGGCGTTCTGGCTCATTCCACCCACCTGCGAGGAATCGGGACTTACGATGTCGAGAGTGGGGTAGAAAGGCCACGGATCCAGGTAACTTTGGCTACCTCTATCCCGCGCGAACGCTGTGAGGCGGTCAATCTTGGCTACATGGATCCCGACTTGATCGATCTTGAGGAGTGGAAGAATCGAGAAGATGAAGGCATGTTGCTGGTACCGAAAGCCGGAGAAATGTTATATCGAGTAAAACCGGAGGTTGGTTAATTGACAGGGTGAGGTGTTGCAGATCACGCTTCCATCGAGCCCAGATCGACAAAGTGGGAGAAATCCCGATCAGCGTGGAGCAGCGGCACTCGATTCTCGATGCACCAGGTAGCGATCAGGCAGTCGATGGTCTTGCGTACGGTGATGCCCCGGCGGCGTAGTTGCCGGTGGTTGGCAGCGCTCTGGCGGGCGATTGCCTCTCCGACAAGTGGTGCGACGGAAAG encodes the following:
- a CDS encoding lactate racemase domain-containing protein, which codes for MVIGKGYVDGYLSEAEIRGLMAQALDPMPLEGKRILVIIPDATRTAPIPLCFRLLHESLAGRVAALDYLVALGTHQAMSPEALNELVGVTAAERATTYPGVQLFNHRWDLEGTLISIGMIGADQIDDLTSGLFAQDLPVTVNRLIFDYDQLIVCGPTFPHEVVGFSGGNKYFFPGISGPEVINFTHWVGAMITSYEVIGTKMTPVRAIIDQAASMIDLPKICFSMVVKGDSLAGLYIGAPEQAYSAAADLSNDLHVVWVDKPFQRVLSVMPRMYDDIWTAAKGMYKMEPAVADGGEVIIYAPHIDEISYSHGAVIDEVGYHVRDYFAKQWDRFKDYPWGVLAHSTHLRGIGTYDVESGVERPRIQVTLATSIPRERCEAVNLGYMDPDLIDLEEWKNREDEGMLLVPKAGEMLYRVKPEVG
- a CDS encoding PIN domain nuclease; the encoded protein is MSTLIDSSVMIAFFRGHQTPSTQRLKQLIAEDRELLIGDLILAELLQGIRESERFQVESVLRTLSVAPLVGEAIARQSAANHRQLRRRGITVRKTIDCLIATWCIENRVPLLHADRDFSHFVDLGSMEA